The Rhopalosiphum maidis isolate BTI-1 chromosome 2, ASM367621v3, whole genome shotgun sequence genome segment ACAATACATCAGGAAATTGGAAATAAGGTTTATAGTAGTCAGTAGTATGTACAAGTATTAaagtttatgataaatattcaaaataaacgaTCAGCAGttaatagacatattatatcaaaataatcggtattaataaattataataatttttgtatataataaacaggtAGGTACTGTAATGTCTGTGAAAAATGTGTacctatttgttaaatattaaacattataaaaattaatattgtaaattatgactttaatacaaattaaataaaaaaacatgtaatttattacaacttttatttataaatgttaaaaacactCAAATGTAACCATTGGTTGTAAAaccattataaaaacttttgtaCTGAAATACTGAGTACTATTGAAAATCAATATGTttgacatattaaatttaaaataaatcacttaTGTTATCTAACACAAGGTTAGGAAAGCAAAACAAATTAGGCAATGCAGTCATCaattaaagaattataattcaatttaaaatttttagtaatgAATCTCAAACCACATCACTCAGCCGCAAATCTTCTTCTCAACGACTCATCTATTATATAGGAGTAAATTCTGTACATGTGCCCCTAATGTGAGGCCATAGGTATATAAAGCAAGATTTTGTCTCATCATAAGCATTAAAAAGGAACTTATGATCAAAACTCgtccaatgaaaaaaaaaataataatcattttttcaacAAGTAACAGTGTTATTAAGGAATTCTATAAACATGTTAACAATATTTGATTGGTCATTTGTAACTGAAACATGGCTTTTGGCATAAGATAGGAACTGTTTCCTAGATTTAGCAAGCTGCACCAATGAGATGCTTTTGTCCAATTTGTTTAGATATTTTCCttcataatttactaattcaatattttcccCTTCCACACCTTGTTTCTTCAACTGTATAAttgactataaaatacaaccagaaacaataaaaaattattattaattattatactataataatattcttaacgcaactaaaagtttatttaagacaaaatctataaaaaaaaaatccttttatACTCACATTAATTACTTCTTGTGTTTTTTGATCTAAATCATACAAATATGAACTAGAATTTAATGGAgcctattgtaaataaaaatacaaacacaatattattaaaataatgctaaCACAAGCAATAGGTTAAAGACAAGATTCAgtttctttaaattgttttgtaagaaaaataaaattttcataattaaataatatacaagtataaaaaagtaattaggtgatgtttttatagtttaaaaataattcaaagtaTTTCGAGCGACATTTCTCATTATTAAGATATTACttgattaaaaagttaataaataatgatagtttactaaataatgtttaaaccttaatttttcaacttttaaaaactggttaataagaaaaaagtaaaaatttttaaattttttatttatgtaaagattttgtaattagtaataggtatgattaaaaactaaaagtgaaaaaaaaaaacaaaaaaatttaatatttgattgaataataaaactaaatgaaaatattattaaaaattaagtttgaaatttgcttcaaatttaattcatgttaaaaaaattaatgattatttaactcattaatattatagattagttTCTACATTAGTATGTTCTTACATTTATTGTCGATTGATTTGGTACAGGAGCAGCAACTTCAAAAATTGCTTTTCGAATATCTTCAGCAGGCAAAGTGTCAtccaattgtaaattaatcaatGGTGAATCCCATCTAAGTAAACATTcatcttatttaatatataatttagtatatataattaaatatatttcactaaACTAACCTATTTGAATGATTTGGTTCTTCATATCTCATAACAAGATCATTAAATGTCTTcctaacatatttttcttgttcAGGTCTGCGTTCATTTAGCTCCCAAGCTTTTTCAGTTGAAATATCACACACAACTAAGCACTTTGGTGTACTCAAACTTTTAGAAGAACAATACAATTCATATCTAAATCCTAATAaatgaaaagttttaaattattcacattttattttacaatattattattaaaaagtactaTACATGcctttaataaaatttccagaatctaatattacaacattttcCTTAGTTAAACTCCtataaacagttaaaattattacataattagttTCACATTAAGATTCTAAGGGTGATGgaacaatgaataaataaaaaaaaaaattttattttattgttgtttaatcaaaatgtaatatttctatagttgattattattaaatagatctacaaaacaattttttattattattattattattagatatcaaAAGAAATGGTTACAAATTAACGAGTTAAACAAATACAGTTTTGATTATCTACCTCCTGTAAGCTAAAAACTTGAGTTGGAGGTAGGggtacaatgatattataaccaaCAAATTTAGAGTTTATATGAAATCTATAGACCAAATTCTTTgaattaattgtttgtatctacaaaatacaaaataatattataatactaacttCAAGGCATCAGAATGCAATTTTGATCGGAGATCTTTTTCTTTCttcatttctataaatatttaacaaacataaatattgcaagttaacaaaatatatataatttataatttaaaactagtaaaatattttattattaaaattactatacaaaTGTTCTAAGTTAACTCATATCTtagaagattttattttatcacagaTTCTACAAAtctaatgaaaaaaacaaatcttaacattaaaataagaagCAAAAATGTTAGTGTTGGTCAActgataactataatttatctaaatggCCATACCTGATAAACTTACAATTAgtagaataaaaattcaaatagtatatcattaataaattaatttataactacctaaatacaaaacattcttgtccaaattcatttttgaaattatttcattatcagatattaaaataacttcttTGTGCTGTTGTTCAGTgaagtatttttgaatttcacgAGCTCTTGTCGTCTTACCACTGCTCGGTAAACCAACCATCAATATCAAAGGCATTTTTAATAGAtcgataaatttaaacacaattaatatcttataaattgtgtacaaACTACAAATGACAAACACACTCGTCTTCacatttgttttgaaaatttgaataaaactgataaaagataataaataacgttatcaacaaatttcaataaaacaatttatttacccATGACGGTGAAtggaacaataaaaatattttaaaaatacaacataaattttaaattcaacattttttacattttgagcaataagaaacaaaatatttctcatctggatttaatataattgttcgaTGAGTGCAAGGATATGGTGAGTTTGAAAACGGCTCCAAATGAATTGCCATCCAATATATCTTGCCTTCCTTCTCCTGAAATTCCCtgcaatataatttcaaatgaataattaaacagCAAGTTTTAAACAgagttagttaatatttacctGAATTTTTCTAATAAGAGTTTTA includes the following:
- the LOC113551269 gene encoding protein KTI12 homolog; the protein is MPLILMVGLPSSGKTTRAREIQKYFTEQQHKEVILISDNEIISKMNLDKNVLYLEMKKEKDLRSKLHSDALKSLTKENVVILDSGNFIKGFRYELYCSSKSLSTPKCLVVCDISTEKAWELNERRPEQEKYVRKTFNDLVMRYEEPNHSNRWDSPLINLQLDDTLPAEDIRKAIFEVAAPVPNQSTINAPLNSSSYLYDLDQKTQEVINSIIQLKKQGVEGENIELVNYEGKYLNKLDKSISLVQLAKSRKQFLSYAKSHVSVTNDQSNIVNMFIEFLNNTVTC